The genomic DNA CAAATGATATGTATTTCCTAAAATAATATCTGGATTAATATCATTTTTAAGTTCTCTTTGGTGCACTCCTTTTACAGAAGCCACTGTACCAACTGGCATAAATATTGGTGTTTCTATTACACCATGATCTGTTGTTATTACTCCTGCTCTAGCTTTACTCTGCGAGTCTTTTGCTTTTAAATCGAATGTCATTTTTATAAAAATATTCAGCTGGTAAAGATAATTAACAAATTAAGAATGCTTCTTAAACATTTAATAAATTTATATGTTTTTACAAATTGTTAGCAATTCCTATTATTTCGTTAATAAATGCGTTGCAAGAGTCTTTGTAAACACTCATTAAAAAGTTATTTTTGATGCTTTATAAATCAAGCTAAAAATAATGGCAACAACACAACAATTAGAAGACATTACAACACAAGTTCGTAGAGATATTTTACGAATGGTTCACAAAGTTAACTCTGGTCATCCAGGTGGTTCTCTTGGGTGTGCAGAATTTTTTGTTACACTTTACAATGAAATCATGGATAGAAAAGATGGTTTTGACATGGATGGTATAGGAGAAGACTTATTTTTTCTATCAAACGGTCACATTTCTCCTGTATATTATAGTGTTTTAGCCAGAACTGGTTACTTTCCTGTAGATGAATTAAACACGTTTCGTTTAATAAACTCAAGATTACAAGGACACCCAACGACTCATGAAGATTTACCTGGAGTACGCATAGCTTCTGGTTCTCTTGGTCAAGGAATGAGTGTAGCTCTTGGCGCTGCTCAAGCTAAAAAGCTAAACGGTGACAATCACTTAATTTACAGTTTACATGGCGATGGAGAATTACAAGAAGGACAAAACTGGGAAGCCATTATGTATGCAGCTGGAAATAAAGTAGATAATATTATTTCTACTATAGACTTAAACGGGCAACAAATTGATGGTTCTACAGATACTGTTTTACCATTAGGAAGTTTAAAAGCTAAATTTGAAGCTTTTGGATGGACTGTTGTAGATATTGAAGAAGGAAATAATGTAGATGCTATTTTAAAAGGAATGGCTGAAGCTAAATCACTAACTGGAAAAGGAAAACCTGTTTGTGTTTTATTAAAAACAGTTATGGGTAACGGTGTAGATTTTATGATGCATACACATGCTTGGCACGGTAAAGCTCCAAATGACGAACAGTTAGCCGAAGGCTTATCGCAAAACCCAGAAACTTTAGGTGACTACTAATCCTTCAAAACAAGAGAAAAAATGAAAACTTACGAAAATCAAGGAAATAAAGATACACGCTCTGGATTTGGAGCAGGATTAACAGAATTAGGGCAAACCAATGAAAATGTTGTTGCTCTTTGTGCCGATTTAATTGGTTCACTTAAAATGGACGATTTCAAAAAAAATCATCCAGAACGTTTTTACCAAGTAGGTATTGCTGAAGCTAACATGATTGGGTTAGCTGCCGGTTTAACCATTGGAGGAAAAATTCCTTTTACAGGAACATTTGCAAACTTTTCAACTGGTCGTGTGTACGATCAAATTAGACAAAGTGTTGCATACTCAGACAAAAATGTAAAAATTTGTGCCTCTCACGCTGGTTTAACTCTTGGTGAAGATGGTGCTACACACCAAATACTAGAAGACATTGGACTCATGAAAATGCTTCCTGGTATGACTGTTATTAACCCTTGTGATTATAACCAAACAAAAGCAGCAACTATTGCTATAGCAGAACATCATGGACCAGTTTATTTACGTTTTGGAAGACCAAAAGTGGCAAACTTCACTCCTGTTGATCAAAAATTTGAAATAGGAAAAGCATTGCATTTAGTGGATGGAACAGATGTTACAATTATAGCAACAGGTCACCTTGTTTGGGAAGCACTAGAAGCTGTTAAAACTTTAAACGAAAAAGGAATCTCAGCTGAAGTCATAAACATTCACACTATTAAACCTTTAGATGCAAAAGCAATTATAGACTCTGTAAACAAAACTAAATGTATTGTTACCGCAGAAGAACATAATCACTTAGGTGGATTAGGAGAAAGTGTTGCCAGAGTATTATCACAACACAAACCAACACCTCAAGAATTTATTGCTACTAATGATACATTTGGCGAATCTGGAACACCAGCTCAACTTATGGAAAAGTATGGATTAAACGCAAATGCTATTGTTAAAGCTTGCGAAAAGGTTATTAAAAGAAAATAATATTATTTATATATATTTTAAAAGGGATGATATTTTTTCATCCCTTTTTTTTATATCTACATTTCGATGAAAGAAATATTTTATAGACGCTTTCGTTTATTATATATAAATCAATAAAACGAACACAAATGAGTTACACAAAAAAAATTATCGCAATTATCGTATTAAGCATTGTTACAATCTCTTCTATTGAAGCACAAGAAGGTAGTGGTTTTGGTTTAAGAGCTGGTATTAATTATAATACAAATGGAGATTATTTTAATTCAATCTCTATGGCAAGTGAAGATCCTACAGCAGCTGTTGGCTTTCATGCTGGACTATTTGGTAAGCTAGGAAATAAGCTCTACTTAAAACCAGAATTAGTTTATACAAAGACTAAAACCGAATATTCTTCAGGAGATTTTAATTTACAAAAACTTGATGCTCCAGTTTTAGTAGGTATAAAACTTATTGGGCCTTTAAGTATATTTGCTGGTCCTTCATTTCAATACATAATAGACACAGATTTTGAAAATGCAACAATAGAAGATATTGAAGATGATTTTTCTGTAGGCTTAAATTTTGGTGTTGCAGTAAACTTTAATAAAATAGGTATAGACCTTAGATACGAAAGAGGCTTTAGTGAGAATGAAGTTAATGTAATTACAGATAACACTTCAATAAATACAAATAGGGTTGATACTAGAGCCCAACAGCTAATTTTGAGTTTATCATTTAATCTATAAAAAAAAGCGTCCAACAAATATTTTGCTGGACGCTTTTAAGTTAAAATAATATTTTTTAAGAATCAGAATCTAAATAATTAGGAATACCATCACCATCAGTATCGTCATTAGTTAAAAGCCCATCTGCATCTGCATCTTCATTTATACTTAAAACACCATCACCATCATCATCTGCATCTAAATAATTTGGTATTCCATCACCATCTGTATCATCATTAGTTGGATTTCCATCTTCATTAAGATCTTCATCTTTTGTAGAAATACTATCATTATCATCATCAGAATCTAAATAATTTGGAATAGAATCGCCATCAGTATCGTCATCTTCACCATCACCATTCTCATTTAAATCTTCAAGTCGAGAAGATACATTATCGAGATCAAAATCTGTATCACTTCTACCTATAGTTTCAAAACTAAAAAATATTGGAGAATAAGATGGTATAGAAGTTGAAGGTGTATATCTAAAATACCCTAAGCCTGAAGGAATGAAAACTGCACCTATTCCAAAATTGTGATTTGTTATACTTCCATCGGGATCACCATTATCATTAGTGTTTTCTGTAAATCCTACTGATGTTTTAAAACTAATTAAAGCCTCTCTAAATCCTGTCACAACACCTCCAAGAGCACCAACAGCTGTTAAATTAAAAGAAATTGGATTTGTTGCACTATCAAAAGATTCTCCATCAGGTAAAAAACCGTTATACTCAACAACAGCTCTATCTAATGGGTGAATTATCTCTCCATTTGCTTCTGTATCGTCTACACTACCTCTTACTTGTAAAATGTACAAATCATAATCAACATTATCCTCTGTTATGGTTTTAACAATTAATTTTGGATATTCCGGTTCGTTTAAAAAACTTAAAATAGATCTAGGCGCTGGTAATTCATTTGGATCTATTTCACTAAAAACTAATTCAAAATCATCATTTTCTGTAATTGTTGCTGGTGTAGTAGAAAAATCACTATAAGCTGCGTTTTCAGCAAATTCATTATAATTAAATGTATGAGTTTCTAGATACTCTAAAATTTCAACTATATCTTCATCATACACCTCTTGTCTATCTCTATCTGGTGTTACTACAATATCATCATCATCTTTACAAGAAGATATTGTTATAAAAAGTAATAAAATAGGGATTAATAATTTCCTTAAGTTCATTTTTGCTTATTTTTGAGCGCAAGATAAGTTTAATAATAATCTTGCACAATATCATTAACGTACATTTTACATAAATTATATGCGTATAGATAAGTATTTATGGTGTTTAAGGTATTTCAAAACTAGAAATATTGCTAGTACAGCCTGTAAAAAAGGACATGTAAAAATTAACGGTTTAGTAGTAAAACCAAGTCGAGAAGTTTATCCTACAGATAAAGTTAGTGTTAGAAAAAACCAAGTTAACTACAGTTTTACCATATTAGACATACCAGATAATAGACTTGGAGCAAAATTAGTAGATATATACAGAGTTGACACAACTCCAAAATCTGAATTTGAAGCTCAAGAACTACTTAAATATTCTAAAGATTATTATAGAAAAAAAGGCACTGGGCGACCTACAAAAAAAGACAGAAGAGATATTGATGATATCTACAAAGAGAATGAACTTTAATTTTTTTTTACAAATATTATGCAAGAATTAACAAATAAAATTTTATCTCATGATGAGATTAAAAATAAAATAAGAAGAATCGCTTATCAAATTTTTGAAAGTAATAGTGATGAAACAGAAGTTATTCTTGCTGGAATTGATCATAATGGGTATGTTTTAGCTAAAAAACTAAAAGCTATTCTTACTAAAATATCACCTATTAAACCTACACTTTGTAAAGTAATTATAAATAAAAAATCTCCTATAAACAATATAGAGACAACCTTAACTAAAGAACAATACTCCAATAAGTCTATTGTTTTAATAGATGATGTATTAAATTCTGGAACAACTTTAATCTATGGTGTTAAACATTTCTTAGACGTACCCTTAAAGCAATTTAAAACTGCAGTATTAGTAAACAGAAATCATAAAAAATTCCCAGTTAAAGCAGATTTTAAAGGTATTTCACTATCTACTTCTTTAAATGAACATATAGAAGTTGTTTTAGAAACAGATAATTATGAAGTGTTTTTAAAATAGTTTCGCAACAATATCTTCTACAATCTCATCAACTTTTCCATTTGCATTAATTATATAGTCTGCTTTACTATAATAAGCAGAACGTTCAAAAAGATGCTTTCCAATAAACTCTGTTAATAAGTCTTCAGTTTCAATGTGAGCAATTAGAGGTCTCTTTGCCTTTTCTTCTTTTAACCGATCAACTAATACAGGTATATTAACTTTTAAATATATACTTGTTGCATTATCATGCATTAATAAATCATCCATAGTATTAAAATAACAAGGCGTTCCTCCTCCAAGTGATACTATTGTATTGTCTTGAGTGTTTAAAACTTTATTTAAATATTCTTTCTCTTTTTTTCTAAAATATAATTCTCCTTGTTTTTTAAAAATAGAATTAATATCATTTTTTTCATTTTTTTCGATTATATCATCTAAATCTAAATACTCAAAAGATAAAACTTTTGCTAATTCTACCCCTATTTTTGACTTTCCTGAAGCCATATACCCAATTAATATAAAATTCATTTAAACGCTTATTATTTGATTATTAAACATGTAGCTATTTCCTCAACAAAAAAACAAAAAATAATTTTAAAATAGGCTTGGATAATTGATAAAAGGTCTTATATTTGCACCCTCATTAAGGAAATGACCTGGTAGCTCAGTTGGTAGAGCATCTCCCTTTTAAGGAGAGGGTCCTGGGTTCGAGCCCCAGCCCGGTCACAAAAAAAAGTTAAGCTTTGCTTAACTTTTTTTTTTACTTTTTATTAAAGCGCACGTGGCGGAATTGGTAGACGCGCTAGCTTGAGGGGTTAGTAATTGCTTAAATTGTGGAAGTTCGAATCTTCTCGTGCGCACAAATCACTTTTTATTTTTCGTTAAGTTTTTCATAAATACTAATATTCTCATTTTTTTTTCTTACTTTGTTTAACAATTTAATCAAAAGAATGAACAATATCAAAACTAGCTTCAGTATCAAAGACTTAGAAAACCTTTCTGGTATTAAGGCTCACACTATAAGGATTTGGGAAAAACGTTATGAGCTTTTTGAACCTAGCAGGACTGAAACCAATATTAGATACTACTCTTTAAAAAGTCTTCAAAAGCTACTTAATGTATCTTTTTTAAATAAAAACGGCTTAAAGGTATCTAAAATCGCTAGCTTAGACGACAATGATATACCTATATTAGTTAATTCTATTGCAAAAAAAGAAAAATCAAGTGATAGCTACACTAATATAATGAAAGTAGCTATGCTTAATTTTGATCAAAAGCTATTTGATAAAGCCTTTTTAGAATTAAGTAATCAATATCGATTAGATGAAATTTTCAATACTGTATTTATACCTCTATTAGATACTATAGGCCTATTATGGCAAACAAATACTATTACACCTGCACATGAACATTTTATAGTCGAATTAATTAAACAAAAATTAATTATTGCTACAAACGAAAACGACAAGAACTCTCTACCTACAAAAACAGAAAAAGTTTATGCTCTCTTTCTTCCTGAAAATGAAATGCATGAATTAGGCTTATTATATATCAACTATATACTTTCTCTAAAAAATTATCATAAAATATACTTAGGCCAAAGTGTTCCTAGCACAAGTTTAAAACATCTTTGTGAGACTTATGAAAATATTACTTTCATATCTGTATTCACAATAAAAATAGATGAAAATATACTTAAAAAGCATATTAGTACTTTTTCAGAAGAATTATTCGATAATAATAAAAATAAGCTTCTAATTTCTTCTCGATTTTCCGATGTTATTCAAAACAATACAAACCATTCACGAATACAAATTTACAAAAACACTAAAGAGCTGGTTGAAAATAATTTTAATTTAGAAACAACATAAGTTATGAAAAATGTTGCAATTATAGGCTCCGGCTTCTCCGCTCTTGCTGCTTCTTGTTACTTAGCAAAAGCTGGTTATAACGTTAATATTTACGAAAAAAACAAAACTATAGGAGGTCGTGCTAGACAATTAAAAAAAGATGGATTTACATTTGATATTGGGCCAACATGGTATTGGATGCCAGATGTATTTGAAAGATTCTTTTCAGATTTTAAAACTTCACCTTCAGATTTCTACGAACTAGAAAAATTGAATCCTGCTTATTCTGTATATTTTGGTAAAAACGATTTTATCACTATTGAAGATACTATTGAAAAAATTTACACAGCATTTGAAAACGAAGAATCTGGCAGTTCTAAAAGTTTAAAAAAGTTTATAGACAATGCCAAAAATAATTACGATGTTGCTATTAAAGATTTAGTTTACAACCCAGGTATTTCTCCTTTAGAGTTAGTTACACCTGTTACAATAAAAAAAATAAATCAATTTTTAAGTACCATAAAAAAAGACGTAAGAAAAGAGTTTAAAAACGAAAGATTAGCACAAATACTAGAGTTTCCTGTTTTATTTTTAGGAGCTAAACCAAGCAATACTCCATCTTTTTATAGCTTTATGAATTATGCCGATTTTGGTCTTGGCACCTTCCACCCTAAGAAAGGAATGTATCAAGTTATTTTAGCAGTTGAAAAACTTGCTAAATCGCTAGGTGTAAAAATTCACACTAATGCCAATATTAAAAATATAGTTGTTGACGATTATAACAACGTTTCACATATAAATATTAATAAAAAAAATAATCCTTGTGATATTTTACTAAGCGGTGCAGATTATCATCACACAGAGACATTATTAGATAAAAGACACAGACAATACACAGAAAAATACTGGAACAACAAAGTGTTTGCACCATCATCACTACTTTTTTATGTTGCTTTTAATAAAAAATTAAAAAATGTAAATCACCACACTCTGTTTTTTGATGTTGATTTTAATGAACATGCAAAGGATATTTACGACAACCCAAAATGGCCAGAAAACCCTTTATTTTATGCTAGTTTTCCAAGTATTACAGATGAGAGTTCTGCACCAAACAACAAAGAAGCTGGTATTTTTTTAATTCCGTTAGCACCAGGTTTAGAAGATAATGCTCAATTAAGAGAAACTTATTTTAAAAAAATAATTTCAAGATTTGAAAATGTAACATCTCAAACAGTTCAAGACTCTATATTATTTAAAGAATCATTTTGTGTAAACGATTTTATTAAGGATTACAATTCTTATAAAGGCAATGCATACGGTATGGCAAACACCTTATTTCAAACTGCCTTTCTAAGGCCAAAATTAAAAAGTAAAAAAGTTAAAAACCTTTATTTTACAGGACAATTAACAGTTCCTGGTCCTGGAGTTCCACCAGCTTTAATTTCAGGAAAATTAGTTTCTCAATTAATTATTAAAAATCACAACAACAATGAAAGCGCTATTTGATTCCGTTTCTTTTAATTGCAGTAAAATTGTTACACAATCTTACAGCACCTCGTTTTCTATGGCCACAAAAATGTTAGCTAATAGTATTAGACAGGATATTTATAATATTTATGGTTTTGTAAGATTTGCTGACGAGATTGTAGACTCTTTTCACGATTACAATAAGAGCGAATTACTTGATACTTTTGAAAACGACCTAGAAAATGCCTTAATCAATAAAATAAGCTTAAACCCTATTTTAAACGCTTTTCAACATACGTATCACAAATATGGTTTAGATAAGCAAATGGTAAACGCTTTTATAAAAAGTATGCGATTAGATTTAACCAAAACTAACTATTTAACAGATATAGAATACAAAGATTACATTTACGGTTCTGCAGATGTTGTTGGCCTAATGTGCCTAAAAGTTTTTGTTAAAGGTGATAATGAAAAATATCAAGAATTAAAAGATTCTGCAATGTCGTTAGGTTCTGCATTTCAAAAAGTGAATTTTTTAAGAGATTTAAAAGCAGATTTTCACGATTTAGAACGCACTTATTTTCCAAATACAGATTTAAATAACCTAGACGAAAATGCAAAACAACTAATTATTAAAGATATTGAAAACGACTTTGCAAAAGGCTTAGTAGGCATTAAACTACTACCAATAGAAGCCAAATTTGGAGTATTTATGGCATATAGATATTACAGTCAACTTTTAAAAAAATTAAAAAAGACTCCAGCTTTAGAAATAAAAGCGGCTAGAATTAGAGTGGCGAATTATAAAAAAGTAGAGCTTTTAACAAGAAGTTATGTAAAATATCAACTAAATTTAATGTAATGAAAACACTTTATTGGATTTTAGTTTTTTTAGCAACATTCTCTATTATGGAGTTTATGGCCTGGTTTACACACAAGTATGTAATGCATGGGTTTCTTTGGTTTTTGCACAAAGACCATCATCACAAAAACCATAACAGTTGGTTTGAAAGAAATGATGCCTTTTTTATATTCTATGCAATTGTTAGCATGGTTTGTTTTTATCTATGGAATTACGAATCTATTTGGTATTGTCTTCCAATTGGATTAGGAATAATGGCTTATGGAGCAGCATATTTTATTGTGCATGATATTTTTATACATCAACGTTTTAAGTATTTTAGAAAAGCAAATAACAGGTATGCAAAAGGTGTGAGGCGCGCGCACAAAATGCACCATAAACATTTAGGCAAAGAAGATGGAGAATGCTTTGGAATGCTAATAGTACCGTTTAAATATTTTAAACGTTAATACAACATAAATGAAAATTAGCAAATCTTACAATTACATAATAATCGGTAGTGGTCTTGCAGGATCTCAACTTGCAATAGCTTTTGCAAAAAACCCTTACTTTAACAACAAAAAGATTGCTATAATTGATAAGTCTTTAAAAACCGAAAACGATAAAACATGGAGTTTTTGGGAAAAAGAAATTGGACAATGGGATAATATTATAAAAAAAAAATGGGATCAAGCTCTTATTTTTACTTCTAACAAACAACACACAATAGCCTTAAAACCGTACAAATACAAATCTATTGAATCATTAAGTTTTTACAACGAGTTTAAAAAAATCACTTCTAAAAAAACAAATATTACTTTTCTTAATGAGCAAGTTACAAGTACAATTAACAATAACACCGTATTAGTAAACACCATTAACAATTGCTATGAAGCAAACCATGTTTTTGATAGCAGAATTCCAGAACAGTTTTTTTTAAAACAGAATAAATACCCAAACATAATACAACATTTTAAAGGTTGGGTTATAGAAACTAAAACTTCAACTTTTAATCCCAATCAATTTACAATGATGGATTATAGATTAAAAGATGGAAAACAAACAGCTTTTACATACGTCCTACCTTTTACAAAAAATAAAGCATTAGTTGAATTTACTTATTTTACAGAACATATTGTAGATGAAGCGACCTATGATTATTTTATAAAAGAATATATTTTAGATATTCTTAAAATTGAAAACTACAAAATAACTGAAACAGAAAAAGGCAACATCCCAATGACAGTTTTTCCTTTTAAAGACTTTTCAACCAAAAATATTACAAAAATAGGAACTGCTGGTGGTTGGGTAAAAGGGTCTACAGGCTACTCTTTTAAACATACCGAAAAAAAAGTTGCAAAAATTATTGAAAATTTAAAAGCAAATAGAAATCCTTCGGAAAATTTATTTCAAAAAAAATATAAATTCTACGATAAAATTTTTCTTACAGTTTTAAAAGATGAAAATCATAAAGGTGAATGGGTTTTCAAACAATTCTATTCTAAAAACTCATCAGAAATTATGTTTAAATTTTTAGATGAAGAATCTAGCTTCTTTCAAGATATTAAAATAATGAAATCGCTATTCTCATTCTCTTTTATAAAAGCCTTTTTTAAAACCTTATTCGTTTAAAAGCTTATCTATTGTTTTCCTAACAGTTTCACTATTCCAATTAGCAGCACCAGATTCATCTATAACAATCTCTCCCTTTTTATTAATTAAAAACGTTCGCGGTATACTTTTAACATTAAAGGTTTCTGGTATTTGAGTTTGCGGATTATAACTATTTAAACTATAGTTCTTTTTTTTCAAAAATTTAGTTATTGTTTCAGCATTTTCATTAGAAACTAAAACAAATTCAATTTTATCATTATAATCATTATAAAGTTTTTGAATTGAAGGCATCTCTGCAATACAAGGTGGACACCATGTTGCCCAAATATTTACAAATACCACTTTATTTTTAACTTCTGATAAATTAAAATTATTTCCTTCTAAATCTCTCAATTCCCAGTTATAACTACTCACTACTTTTAAGTCTTTAGTTTTTTCTACAGCTGGACTTAATTTTGCAATTAAAGAGTGCATTGCTATTTGTATTTTTTGCCGTGTTTGAGGAATAATTAACAAGATTAATACAATTGCAAATAGAATGTTTTTTATAGGGATTTTTTTATTTTTCATATTATACTAAAACAATGAAGCGTTAATAACATAATTAACGCTTCAAATCTAACAAAAAACAAACAATACTGCATTCAAACTAAAATCTCATTTTAAAATAAATGCAGTATTGTTTATACTATTATCTCGTTACGGTTCCTGTTGGCAAAGAGCCTAAATTTAAATTAAAATCATGTGTTTCCGGTGCTATTTCTGTTCCTGCAACACCTAATAAAGGTTTTAAAGTAAACGGTGCAGGAGAGTTATCTGGTACTGGCTCTACCGAAATTACAATTGTACGGTTTCTAATATCCAAAGGAAAAGACTCTCCTACTGGCGCATTATTAAAAAAATCTTCACCTGGAATTGGCGGTCCTGCAGAAGCACCGCTAAAAGGGGCTAAATTATCTGCCGTATCAAAATCTAAAAACGTTCCTGTTGTTAGCGGACCAGAATCACCTACAACCCAACCTTCGTATATCCAACCTTCTGGTAAAACAGGTAAAGTAAAATTAGCTGTTGGTGGCATTCCTGGATTCCCAAACCAAACACCATATTGATCGTTACCATTATTAGTTCCAGTCTCATCTGTTGGTGTTCTTAAAAAGAAAGCACCCGATGCTACACTAAAATCGCCAACTAAATTTGTATTTAAAGTAGCAGAAGCATCTACAAAGTCTCCAGCTAAAATTTTAGTTTCTGCAGGTAATGGGTCTAGATCTATTGCTGGCTCTATTGATAACACAAACTGTGTTGCTAAATTTAATTGCTCTGTATTAACCGTAAAACTTTGAGGAA from Lacinutrix sp. 5H-3-7-4 includes the following:
- a CDS encoding lycopene cyclase family protein; its protein translation is MKISKSYNYIIIGSGLAGSQLAIAFAKNPYFNNKKIAIIDKSLKTENDKTWSFWEKEIGQWDNIIKKKWDQALIFTSNKQHTIALKPYKYKSIESLSFYNEFKKITSKKTNITFLNEQVTSTINNNTVLVNTINNCYEANHVFDSRIPEQFFLKQNKYPNIIQHFKGWVIETKTSTFNPNQFTMMDYRLKDGKQTAFTYVLPFTKNKALVEFTYFTEHIVDEATYDYFIKEYILDILKIENYKITETEKGNIPMTVFPFKDFSTKNITKIGTAGGWVKGSTGYSFKHTEKKVAKIIENLKANRNPSENLFQKKYKFYDKIFLTVLKDENHKGEWVFKQFYSKNSSEIMFKFLDEESSFFQDIKIMKSLFSFSFIKAFFKTLFV
- a CDS encoding TlpA disulfide reductase family protein, translated to MKNKKIPIKNILFAIVLILLIIPQTRQKIQIAMHSLIAKLSPAVEKTKDLKVVSSYNWELRDLEGNNFNLSEVKNKVVFVNIWATWCPPCIAEMPSIQKLYNDYNDKIEFVLVSNENAETITKFLKKKNYSLNSYNPQTQIPETFNVKSIPRTFLINKKGEIVIDESGAANWNSETVRKTIDKLLNE
- a CDS encoding anti-sigma factor, with protein sequence MIKKMIFGMLAIGLLATSCSSDDDGATTPQSTSDLVLNLNGLEALGDDFVYEGWIIVNGNPVSTGTFSSIDFPQSFTVNTEQLNLATQFVLSIEPAIDLDPLPAETKILAGDFVDASATLNTNLVGDFSVASGAFFLRTPTDETGTNNGNDQYGVWFGNPGMPPTANFTLPVLPEGWIYEGWVVGDSGPLTTGTFLDFDTADNLAPFSGASAGPPIPGEDFFNNAPVGESFPLDIRNRTIVISVEPVPDNSPAPFTLKPLLGVAGTEIAPETHDFNLNLGSLPTGTVTR